GCGCCCCGGCGCTCGCGCGCCGGCGGCATCATCGCGAACATCCGGCCGCCGACCTTGAACACCGACACGCCCTCCCACTGCACCACGAGGGTGGCGGCGGGGAGGGATCGGCAATAGGCGTCGATGGCGGCGGGCGTCATGGTCGGCGGCGATTTCCAGCCGACCCGGGGCGCGCTGTCAAACGCCCCTGAACAGGGAACGCCGCCGCCGGGGGCTTCCGGCGGCGGCGCGGGGTGGGGGGTGGCGGGCGGCGCGTGGCGCCGCCGCCGGTCGGCGCTGCGCGAGCTGCGGCGCCGAGGCGAAGCCGGGGGTGGCGAGGCCGCGCACGCGGGAGCCGACCCACATCTGCGGACCCGACGGCGTGACGCCGAGCTGCGCCTCGCGATCGCCGGCGCAGGCCGCCGCGATGGCGAAGGCCTCCTCCCAGGTGCGGGCGCCGCCCGACAGGGCGCGCAGCAGGCAGCTGTCGAAGATCGTCAGATTGTCGACCGCCGAGCCGGTGTAGGACACGGTGTCCGAGCGCGACGCGGTGATCACCACGACGTTCTCGCGGCCGCGGAAGGCGCCGACATAGACGCCGGAATTGCACGACGAGACCACGACGACGGTCGGCCGGTCGCCGCAATTGCGCGACACCATGCCGTCGAGCCGCGACGGGCTGATGACGTCGCTGCTGCGGCCGCGCTGGATCTGCACGCCGTGGCGGCCGCCATGGCCGGTCAGGAACACCAGGCAGGCCTCGTCCGGCCGCTCGCCCATCGCCCGGAAGCGCTCGCCGACCTCGCCGACCCGCTCGACCGGGGAGCCGGCGGCGTGCGCCAGCGCCGTGACGCGGGTGTCGCCGCCGGACGCCAGCCGCTGGCCGAAGGAGACGACGGCGGCGTCGTGGTAGCCTGTCCAGGCGTTGCCGGAGACCAGCAGGGCGCGCCAACCCGACGGCGTCTGCGACGCGGCGGCGGCCGCGACGGGCTGCGGCGCCGGGCTGGCGTCGCGCACCATGCGGTCGGTCGCGTGGACCGGCTGGCTCATGGCCGTCAAATAGGCCGCGAAGGCGAGGGCGGCAGTCGCGACGCTGATACGCGTCGCTCCCAAAATGGATGAATACATCGGTACTAATCCTTAAAATATAACAAATCATAGATTCGATTCAGGAGACGCTCAATGATTAGATCAAAGATTCCCCATAGATGATTGTTTTAACTATAATTTATTGATCTTTTAACGATTCCGACAGAGTTGGCTGTGGATAAAATAGCTATTAATATCAATATGTTAAGGAACTCTCTGGCACATGGGCGGGGAATTTTCACACCGGCGAGCTCTCGGGTCCGTCGTTTTGGAGGGGACGTCAAGAAAATCGCGGTTCGGCGGCGAGATGGATCAAGCAGAAAGATATTTATATAATAATATCAATATTATATAGACGAATTCTAATGTGAATTTCTGAGCAAGTTGGGAATCCCTAGGAAACGTCGCCCGGTCGACGGGTGGAGGCGGGGCCAGGAAGCCGAATGGAAGACGCCGTGGCGCGTGCTAGAGGGGCGGCATGGCTCCGTCCTCGACTTCGTCCGGCGCTTGGCGGCCCGACCGGCTCGCCCGGCGCCTGCCCCACCTCCAGGCCCGCGCCCGCATCCGCGCGGCGTGGCAGGCGTGGTTCGCGGCCGAGGGCTTCGTCGAGGTCGAGACGCCCGCGCTGCAGGTGTCCCCCGGGATGGAGGTGCATCTGCGCGCCTTCACCACGACCCTGACCGGGCCGGACGGCGGCCGGGTCGAGCGCCATCTGCACACCTCGCCCGAGTTCGCGATGAAGAAGCTGCTGGCCGGCGGCGTGCCGCGGATCTTCCAGTTCGCCCGCGCCTTCCGCGACGGCGAGCGCTCGGAATTGCACCACCCCGAGTTCACCATGCTGGAGTGGTACCGCGCCGGCGCGGCCTACACGGATCTGATGGACGATTGCGAGGCGCTGCTGCGGCTGGCGCTGGCGGCGGCCGGCGCCCCGCTGTTCATGTGGCGCGGCCGGACCTGCGACGCCTCCGGCCCGTTCGAGCGGCTCTCCGTGCCCGACGCCTTCGCGCGCTTCGCCGGAATCGACCTGCTGGCCACCGCGCCCGATCCGCTGGCGCCCGACGCCGCGATGCT
The genomic region above belongs to Rhodospirillales bacterium and contains:
- the genX gene encoding EF-P lysine aminoacylase GenX, with protein sequence MAPSSTSSGAWRPDRLARRLPHLQARARIRAAWQAWFAAEGFVEVETPALQVSPGMEVHLRAFTTTLTGPDGGRVERHLHTSPEFAMKKLLAGGVPRIFQFARAFRDGERSELHHPEFTMLEWYRAGAAYTDLMDDCEALLRLALAAAGAPLFMWRGRTCDASGPFERLSVPDAFARFAGIDLLATAPDPLAPDAAMLGRAATAVGIPPHPGDTWEDIFFRVMLERIEPHLGAGRPTFLHDYPVSMAALSRPKPDDPRLAERFELYVEGVELANAFGELTDPVAQRRRFEADRAARQQLFGDAYPIDEDFLAALEHGLPDCAGIALGFDRAVMLATGAARIDDTLWLPVDGAV